Proteins encoded in a region of the Luteimonas viscosa genome:
- a CDS encoding nuclear transport factor 2 family protein, producing the protein MAAVGFATLLLCAGCVRDDPEAALRKTVTDMQAALEQRDAAAMQQHLADDFIGNDGLDRDGARRMTAAYLLRHRDIGINAGPLQVDMADTHAVVRFTAMLRGGSGRLLPDAARVYEVETGWRLDDGDWKLASASWKPAL; encoded by the coding sequence ATGGCGGCAGTGGGGTTCGCCACGCTGCTGCTGTGCGCCGGCTGCGTTCGAGACGATCCGGAGGCCGCGCTGCGAAAGACGGTGACGGACATGCAGGCTGCGCTCGAACAGCGCGATGCTGCTGCGATGCAGCAACATCTCGCGGACGACTTCATCGGCAACGACGGGCTCGATCGCGACGGCGCCCGCCGGATGACGGCGGCCTACCTGCTGCGCCATCGCGACATCGGCATCAACGCCGGTCCCCTGCAGGTCGACATGGCCGATACCCATGCCGTCGTGCGCTTCACTGCCATGCTGCGCGGGGGTTCCGGTCGACTGTTGCCGGACGCCGCGCGTGTCTACGAGGTGGAAACGGGCTGGCGACTCGACGATGGCGACTGGAAACTGGCCAGCGCCAGCTGGAAGCCCGCGTTGTAG
- a CDS encoding long-chain fatty acid--CoA ligase yields MTTQRPWLAQYPAGVPHQIDVDEFASIPAVLEQSIRQFGDRPAFTSMGKALTYAQVDELSRQFAAYLLGELKLKKGDRVAIMMPNCLQYPIATFGILRAGLTVVNVNPMYTARELRHQMVDSGASVILVLDNFARTVQEVLADTALRHVVTTGLGDMLGFPKGAIVNFVLRNVKKMVPDYDIPSAVRFRDALALGSKHELPDVSITHEDIAFLQYTGGTTGVAKGAMLTHRNLVANMQQASAWIGTNVKLGQEVIVTALPLYHIFALTANGLVFMKYGAKNILITNPRDMPGFVKELKREPFTAITGVNTLFNGLLNTPGFDEIDFSKLHLTLGGGMAVQRAVAERWKKATGVTLVEAYGLTETSPAACINPMDLADYNGAIGLPVPSTDVCVKDEDGNQLPVGEVGELCVKGPQVMKGYWNRPEETAAAIDADGWLHTGDMAKMDEKGFFYIVDRKKDMILVSGFNVYPNEIEDVVAMMPGVLEVAAVGVPDDKSGEAVKLVIVRKDPALTVEQVKAHARENLTGYKQPKFVEFRDELPKTNVGKILRRALRDEAA; encoded by the coding sequence ATGACGACGCAACGCCCTTGGCTCGCGCAGTATCCGGCCGGAGTTCCGCATCAGATCGACGTCGACGAATTCGCGTCGATCCCGGCCGTGCTCGAGCAGTCGATCCGCCAGTTCGGCGACCGACCGGCGTTCACCAGCATGGGCAAGGCGCTGACCTACGCGCAGGTCGACGAGCTCAGCCGCCAGTTCGCCGCGTACCTGCTCGGGGAACTCAAGCTCAAGAAGGGCGATCGCGTCGCGATCATGATGCCCAACTGCCTGCAGTACCCGATCGCGACCTTCGGCATCCTGCGCGCCGGGCTCACGGTGGTGAACGTCAATCCGATGTATACCGCGCGCGAGCTCAGGCACCAGATGGTGGATTCGGGCGCCAGCGTGATCCTCGTGCTCGACAACTTCGCCAGGACCGTGCAGGAGGTGCTGGCCGACACCGCGTTGCGGCATGTCGTCACCACCGGCCTGGGCGACATGCTCGGCTTCCCCAAGGGCGCGATCGTCAACTTCGTGCTGCGCAACGTGAAAAAGATGGTGCCCGACTACGACATCCCGTCGGCGGTGCGCTTCCGCGACGCGCTTGCGCTCGGCAGCAAGCATGAACTGCCCGACGTCTCGATCACCCACGAGGACATCGCCTTCCTGCAGTACACCGGCGGCACCACCGGCGTGGCCAAGGGCGCCATGCTCACCCACCGCAACCTGGTGGCCAACATGCAGCAGGCCTCGGCGTGGATCGGCACCAACGTCAAGCTCGGCCAGGAAGTCATCGTCACCGCGCTGCCGCTGTACCACATCTTCGCCCTGACCGCGAACGGCCTGGTCTTCATGAAGTACGGTGCGAAGAACATCCTGATCACGAATCCGCGCGACATGCCGGGCTTCGTCAAGGAGCTCAAGCGCGAGCCGTTCACCGCGATCACAGGCGTCAACACCCTGTTCAACGGGCTGCTGAACACCCCCGGCTTCGACGAGATCGATTTTTCGAAGCTTCACCTCACCCTCGGCGGCGGGATGGCGGTGCAGCGCGCAGTGGCCGAGCGGTGGAAGAAGGCCACCGGCGTCACCCTGGTCGAAGCCTACGGCCTGACCGAAACCTCGCCCGCCGCCTGCATCAATCCGATGGACCTGGCCGACTACAACGGCGCGATCGGCCTGCCGGTGCCGTCCACCGACGTCTGCGTCAAGGACGAGGACGGCAACCAGTTGCCGGTCGGCGAGGTCGGCGAGCTCTGCGTGAAGGGCCCGCAGGTGATGAAGGGGTACTGGAACCGGCCGGAGGAGACGGCCGCCGCGATCGATGCCGACGGCTGGCTGCACACGGGCGACATGGCGAAGATGGACGAGAAGGGCTTCTTCTACATCGTCGACCGCAAGAAGGACATGATCCTGGTGTCGGGTTTCAACGTCTACCCGAACGAGATCGAGGACGTGGTCGCGATGATGCCCGGGGTGCTGGAAGTCGCCGCGGTCGGGGTCCCGGACGACAAGTCCGGCGAGGCGGTCAAGCTGGTGATCGTGCGCAAGGACCCGGCGCTGACGGTGGAACAGGTCAAGGCCCACGCCCGGGAGAACCTGACCGGCTACAAGCAGCCCAAATTCGTCGAATTCCGTGACGAACTGCCCAAAACCAACGTCGGCAAGATCCTCCGACGGGCCCTGCGGGACGAGGCGGCGTGA
- the acnA gene encoding aconitate hydratase AcnA — protein sequence MADTFSTRTTLQVGDKAYTYASLPKLGERFEINHLPYSLKILLENLLRHEDGVSVLPQHIEAVAKWDPAAEPGTEIAFMPARVVLQDFTGVPCVVDLAAMRDAVVKLGGNPDQINPLIPSELVIDHSVQVDVFGRADALDLNGKIEFERNKERYGFLRWGQKAFRNFQVVPPNTGIVHQVNLEHLARVVMTGDHDGQAWAYPDTVFGTDSHTTMINGIGVLGWGVGGIEAEAAMLGQPSSMLIPEVVGFRLGGRLPEGATATDLVLTVTQMLRKHGVVGKFVEFFGDGLQHLPLADRATIGNMAPEYGATCGIFPIDAEALRYLRLSGRGEEQIALVEAYARAQGLWHEPGAAQARYSDVLHLDMGDVRPSLAGPRRPQDRVLLEDVKQNFHDNVGALVANRDGNGDGTRDPQINRFERDGGDQPQAQHLAARPISRISLADEEHELTDGSVVIAAITSCTNTSNPAVMLGAGLLARNAVAKGLKAAPWVKTSLGPGSLVVTDYLKKAGVLDDLEKLGFFVVGYGCTTCIGNSGPLPEAVSKGIAQNDLAVASVLSGNRNFEGRIHAEVKMNYLASPPLVVAYAIAGTVDIDLTSEPLGTGSDGQPVYLRDIWPSNREIGDFIASTIGPEMFKQNYADVFKGDTRWNTIESPDGELYAWDDGSTYIKNPPYFEGMTMEVGGIADLHGARVMGIFGDSITTDHISPAGNIKKDSPAGRFLQSRGVQPTDFNSYGSRRGNDDVMVRGTFANIRIKNLFFDGEEGGNTLYFGSPGSTSQPEKMSIYDAAMKYIAGGVPTVVFAGKEYGTGSSRDWAAKGTNLLGIRAVVAQSFERIHRANLVGMGVLPLQFREGENAQSHGLDGTEVIDVTGLQDGQAKTATVLATRADGTKKTFEVDVLLLTPKEVEYFRHGGLLHYVLRQLAARKAA from the coding sequence ATGGCCGATACCTTTTCCACCCGCACCACGCTCCAGGTCGGGGACAAAGCCTATACCTACGCCAGCCTGCCGAAGCTGGGAGAGCGCTTTGAAATCAATCATTTGCCTTATTCCCTGAAGATCCTGCTGGAGAACCTGCTGCGGCACGAGGACGGCGTGTCGGTGCTGCCGCAGCACATCGAGGCGGTTGCGAAGTGGGATCCGGCGGCAGAGCCCGGCACCGAGATCGCGTTCATGCCGGCACGGGTGGTGCTCCAGGATTTCACCGGCGTACCCTGCGTGGTCGACCTGGCGGCGATGCGCGACGCGGTGGTCAAGCTGGGCGGGAACCCCGACCAGATCAACCCGCTGATCCCCTCCGAGCTGGTGATCGACCATTCGGTGCAGGTGGACGTCTTCGGCCGCGCCGACGCGCTCGACCTCAACGGCAAGATCGAGTTCGAACGCAACAAGGAGCGCTACGGCTTCCTGCGCTGGGGCCAGAAGGCGTTCCGCAACTTCCAGGTGGTGCCGCCGAACACCGGCATCGTCCACCAGGTGAACCTGGAACACCTGGCGCGCGTGGTCATGACCGGCGACCACGACGGGCAGGCCTGGGCCTACCCCGACACGGTGTTCGGCACCGACTCGCACACCACCATGATCAACGGCATCGGCGTGCTCGGCTGGGGTGTGGGCGGCATCGAAGCCGAAGCCGCCATGCTGGGGCAGCCCTCGTCGATGCTGATCCCCGAGGTCGTCGGCTTCAGGCTCGGCGGGCGCCTGCCCGAGGGCGCGACCGCCACCGATCTCGTGCTCACCGTCACCCAGATGCTGCGCAAGCACGGCGTGGTCGGCAAGTTCGTCGAGTTCTTCGGCGACGGCCTGCAGCACCTCCCGCTCGCCGACCGCGCCACGATCGGCAACATGGCGCCCGAGTACGGCGCCACCTGCGGCATCTTCCCGATCGACGCCGAGGCCCTGCGCTACCTGCGCCTGTCCGGCCGCGGCGAGGAGCAGATCGCACTGGTCGAGGCCTATGCCAGGGCGCAGGGACTGTGGCACGAACCGGGTGCCGCGCAGGCGCGCTACAGCGACGTGCTGCATCTCGACATGGGCGACGTGCGCCCGTCGCTGGCCGGCCCCCGGCGTCCGCAGGACCGCGTGCTGCTGGAGGACGTCAAGCAGAATTTCCACGACAACGTGGGCGCCCTGGTCGCGAACCGCGACGGCAACGGCGACGGCACCCGCGACCCGCAGATCAACCGCTTCGAGCGTGACGGCGGCGACCAGCCACAGGCGCAGCACCTTGCTGCCAGGCCGATCTCCAGGATCAGCCTGGCCGACGAGGAACACGAACTGACCGACGGCTCGGTGGTGATCGCGGCGATCACCTCGTGCACCAACACCTCGAACCCGGCGGTGATGCTCGGCGCCGGCCTGCTGGCACGCAATGCCGTGGCGAAGGGGCTCAAGGCCGCACCCTGGGTGAAGACCTCGCTCGGCCCGGGCTCGCTGGTGGTCACCGATTACCTGAAGAAGGCCGGCGTGCTCGACGACCTCGAGAAGCTCGGCTTCTTCGTGGTCGGCTATGGCTGCACCACCTGCATCGGCAACTCGGGACCGCTGCCGGAGGCGGTGTCCAAGGGCATCGCGCAGAACGATCTGGCGGTGGCCTCGGTGCTGTCGGGCAACCGCAATTTCGAGGGCCGGATCCACGCCGAGGTGAAGATGAACTACCTCGCCTCGCCGCCGCTGGTGGTGGCCTATGCCATCGCAGGCACGGTCGACATCGACCTCACCAGCGAGCCGCTCGGCACCGGCAGCGACGGGCAGCCGGTGTACCTGCGCGACATCTGGCCGAGCAACAGGGAAATCGGCGACTTCATCGCCAGCACCATCGGCCCGGAGATGTTCAAGCAGAACTACGCCGACGTGTTCAAGGGCGACACCCGCTGGAACACCATCGAATCGCCCGACGGCGAGCTGTACGCCTGGGACGACGGCTCCACCTACATCAAGAACCCGCCCTACTTCGAGGGCATGACGATGGAGGTGGGCGGTATCGCCGATCTCCATGGCGCACGCGTGATGGGGATCTTCGGCGATTCGATCACCACCGACCACATCTCGCCCGCCGGCAACATCAAGAAGGATTCACCGGCCGGGCGGTTCCTGCAGTCGCGCGGGGTGCAGCCCACGGACTTCAACAGCTACGGTTCGCGCCGCGGCAACGACGACGTGATGGTGCGCGGCACCTTCGCCAACATCCGCATCAAGAACCTGTTCTTCGACGGCGAGGAAGGCGGCAACACGCTTTACTTCGGCAGCCCCGGATCGACTTCGCAACCCGAGAAGATGTCGATCTACGACGCGGCGATGAAGTACATCGCCGGAGGCGTGCCGACGGTGGTCTTCGCAGGCAAGGAGTACGGCACCGGTTCGTCGCGCGACTGGGCGGCGAAAGGAACCAACCTGCTCGGCATCCGGGCGGTGGTCGCGCAGAGCTTCGAGCGCATCCATCGCGCCAACCTGGTGGGCATGGGCGTGCTGCCGCTGCAGTTCCGCGAGGGCGAGAACGCGCAGTCGCATGGACTGGACGGCACCGAGGTCATCGATGTCACCGGGCTCCAGGACGGCCAGGCGAAGACGGCCACGGTGCTCGCCACCCGCGCCGACGGGACGAAGAAGACGTTCGAGGTGGACGTGCTGCTGCTGACGCCGAAGGAGGTGGAGTACTTCCGTCACGGCGGCCTGCTCCACTACGTACTCCGCCAGCTCGCCGCCCGCAAGGCTGCGTAG
- a CDS encoding AbrB/MazE/SpoVT family DNA-binding domain-containing protein, translated as MEATVAERGQITLPKAVRDALGLTKGTLLKVELEGGRIILRKNVDDAISRARGRFRLPEGVSTDDVMRELRGRAPGDPVDP; from the coding sequence ATGGAAGCCACCGTTGCCGAGCGCGGCCAGATCACCCTGCCCAAGGCGGTGCGCGACGCGCTGGGGCTGACCAAGGGCACGCTGCTCAAGGTCGAACTCGAGGGCGGGCGCATCATCCTGCGCAAGAACGTGGACGACGCGATCTCGCGTGCCCGCGGCCGCTTCCGGCTGCCCGAGGGCGTCAGCACCGACGACGTGATGCGCGAGCTGCGCGGCCGCGCGCCGGGCGACCCGGTCGACCCCTGA
- a CDS encoding type II toxin-antitoxin system VapC family toxin has protein sequence MIAIDTSILIDLLGDDARMADAAEQCVRDALAQGPVVLCDVVVSEITAGLGHGTDIMDVVEEMGMRYLPVERRAAIRAGEMQRRFNQRRRAAGQGGQVSPRTVPDFIVGAHALLQCAGLITRDAGFFRDYFKGLKVIAPKPAA, from the coding sequence ATGATCGCGATCGACACCTCCATCCTGATCGACCTGCTCGGCGACGATGCGCGCATGGCCGATGCCGCCGAGCAGTGCGTGCGCGACGCGCTGGCACAGGGCCCGGTGGTGCTTTGCGACGTGGTGGTGAGCGAAATCACCGCCGGCCTCGGCCACGGTACCGACATCATGGACGTGGTCGAGGAGATGGGCATGCGCTACCTGCCGGTCGAGCGCCGCGCCGCGATCCGCGCCGGCGAGATGCAGCGCCGCTTCAACCAGCGGCGACGCGCGGCCGGGCAGGGCGGGCAGGTATCGCCGCGCACGGTGCCGGACTTCATCGTCGGCGCGCACGCGCTGCTGCAATGCGCGGGCCTGATCACCCGCGACGCCGGCTTCTTCCGCGACTACTTCAAGGGCCTGAAGGTGATCGCGCCCAAGCCCGCCGCCTGA